One Bacillus sp. 2205SS5-2 genomic window carries:
- a CDS encoding DUF2626 domain-containing protein translates to MERMYRVLGFWTGIFAVMFYLGHMPQTSLIFLGQTGFFILLSYLKLSERMYIYVFGAYLTVFFAGFTYWTTFMMTPGVGGH, encoded by the coding sequence ATGGAACGTATGTACAGAGTTCTTGGTTTCTGGACTGGAATCTTCGCTGTGATGTTCTATCTAGGGCATATGCCTCAGACTTCACTGATTTTCCTAGGTCAAACTGGATTTTTTATCCTTTTAAGTTATTTAAAATTGTCTGAACGTATGTATATTTATGTGTTTGGCGCATATTTAACAGTTTTCTTTGCTGGCTTCACTTACTGGACGACTTTTATGATGACTCCTGGTGTGGGTGGACATTAA